A single window of Micrococcaceae bacterium Sec5.1 DNA harbors:
- a CDS encoding MFS transporter, with amino-acid sequence MTVTHRRDTPSTQDDTIGRKDPKKAAMSGWIGSALEYYDFALYSLAATLLFPTIFFPTENPTVGIIASLATYAVGYVSRPLGAVVLGAYGDRHGRKRVLVFAMLLMGFATFAVGLLPTYGQVGLLAPVLLVILRLIQGFAVAGELGGASAMIVEHSPDARRGFFASFSLQGTQVGSILATAVLIPLAALLPDDQFHSWGWRVPFLLSAVVILAGYIIRRRVQEPPAYLAQSEEPSTKRRFPLADLLRTHPWVLVRCVAMTFTNVIGMATLIFGVSFAAQKSYGNGFSSSEFLWVTMAANVAAVVTIPLFGALSDRIGRRTLMVAGGIAGGLLTMVYLWAIEQGSLPLIFVCVVIVQGILFQMWNATFATFFQEQFPMRMRVTGFAVSQNIGLMIASFFPSLFTAVAPPGSANIPMVIGLTTLGICLVSALATLLSSDTKGKTLEELEAR; translated from the coding sequence ATGACCGTCACGCACCGGAGGGATACCCCTTCAACCCAGGACGACACCATCGGCCGGAAGGACCCGAAGAAAGCCGCAATGAGCGGCTGGATCGGAAGCGCGCTGGAGTACTACGACTTCGCGCTCTATTCACTGGCCGCGACGCTGCTTTTCCCCACGATCTTCTTCCCCACGGAAAACCCGACCGTAGGCATCATCGCTTCCCTGGCCACCTATGCCGTGGGATACGTTTCCCGCCCGCTCGGCGCAGTGGTCCTGGGTGCTTACGGTGACAGGCATGGACGCAAGAGGGTCCTCGTCTTCGCGATGCTGCTCATGGGGTTCGCTACTTTCGCAGTGGGACTCCTGCCAACCTACGGGCAGGTGGGGCTTCTTGCGCCCGTCCTGCTGGTGATTCTCCGCTTGATCCAGGGCTTCGCCGTTGCTGGCGAACTCGGTGGTGCCAGCGCGATGATCGTAGAGCACTCCCCCGATGCAAGGCGCGGCTTCTTCGCTAGCTTCAGCCTTCAAGGCACGCAGGTGGGTTCGATCCTCGCCACTGCTGTCCTCATTCCGCTCGCCGCCCTCCTGCCTGATGATCAGTTCCATTCCTGGGGCTGGCGGGTGCCGTTCCTCCTCAGCGCCGTCGTGATTTTGGCCGGGTACATCATTCGCCGCCGCGTGCAGGAGCCACCGGCCTACCTGGCGCAGTCGGAAGAGCCAAGCACCAAACGCCGCTTCCCCCTTGCAGACCTCCTGCGCACCCACCCGTGGGTCCTGGTCCGATGCGTTGCGATGACGTTCACGAACGTCATCGGCATGGCCACCCTGATCTTCGGCGTGTCCTTCGCCGCCCAGAAGAGCTATGGCAACGGCTTCTCAAGCAGTGAATTCCTCTGGGTGACCATGGCAGCAAACGTAGCCGCAGTGGTGACTATCCCGTTGTTCGGGGCATTGTCAGACCGGATTGGCCGGCGGACGCTCATGGTTGCAGGCGGAATTGCCGGCGGTTTGTTGACCATGGTGTACCTGTGGGCGATCGAACAGGGCAGCCTGCCGCTGATCTTCGTCTGCGTTGTCATCGTCCAGGGCATCCTGTTCCAGATGTGGAACGCCACTTTCGCCACGTTCTTCCAGGAGCAGTTCCCTATGCGGATGCGGGTGACGGGCTTCGCAGTTTCACAAAACATCGGCCTGATGATCGCCTCGTTCTTCCCGAGCTTGTTCACGGCCGTCGCTCCCCCAGGATCTGCGAACATCCCCATGGTCATCGGCCTGACCACTCTGGGCATCTGCCTTGTCTCGGCGCTGGCCACCCTTTTGTCTTCGGACACGAAGGGAAAGACGCTGGAGGAGCTTGAGGCGCGTTAG